In Actinomycetota bacterium, one genomic interval encodes:
- a CDS encoding glycosyltransferase family 2 protein produces the protein MKILSFIIVNYNGMDFLNGLLESLEELNTGYGEKSAVNYKKSYDSVWEAIFFDNGSTDGSLEFLREKCLMNTNLRLIESKTNTGFCFASNEAARQAESEYLVFLNPDTVIKTKNPDILLSFVEEKADSGDRMGALGVKTLNIDGTLQFSCRTFPTIARQFYESFFLAKLFRKSRIFGSYFMTWWDHRESREVDWVSGSFLLIKKELFFSMNGFDEDYFMYSEDTDLCKRLKKKGYKNYYFPDFEIIHLDSAIALRDFANREKGIWKSRKLYFEKNHSGKHALVISFLCFCGNLKRAFLFLLLYLFTFKRKNIIRSCNYFKAIKSYLSGS, from the coding sequence ATGAAAATATTAAGCTTCATAATAGTAAATTATAATGGTATGGATTTTCTGAACGGGCTTTTGGAAAGCCTTGAGGAATTAAATACCGGCTACGGGGAAAAAAGTGCTGTTAATTATAAAAAATCGTATGATTCTGTCTGGGAGGCGATTTTTTTCGACAACGGTTCAACAGATGGCAGCCTGGAATTTCTCAGAGAAAAATGCTTAATGAATACTAATTTGAGACTGATTGAATCAAAAACAAATACAGGCTTTTGCTTTGCTTCAAATGAAGCAGCAAGACAGGCAGAATCAGAGTATCTTGTATTTCTCAACCCTGATACAGTGATAAAAACAAAGAATCCTGATATTCTGCTTTCTTTTGTAGAAGAAAAAGCAGATTCAGGCGACAGGATGGGAGCTCTGGGTGTAAAGACGCTGAATATAGACGGCACTCTTCAGTTCAGTTGCAGAACATTCCCGACAATTGCCAGACAGTTTTATGAAAGTTTTTTTCTGGCAAAATTATTCAGGAAATCACGCATTTTCGGTTCTTATTTCATGACATGGTGGGATCATAGAGAAAGCAGGGAAGTAGACTGGGTTTCAGGTTCTTTTTTGTTAATAAAGAAAGAATTATTTTTCAGCATGAACGGATTTGATGAAGATTATTTCATGTACAGCGAAGATACAGATCTCTGCAAGAGGCTGAAAAAAAAAGGCTATAAAAATTATTACTTTCCGGATTTTGAAATAATTCATCTGGACAGCGCCATTGCTTTAAGGGACTTTGCAAACAGGGAAAAAGGAATATGGAAAAGCAGAAAACTGTATTTTGAAAAAAATCATTCCGGAAAACATGCGCTTGTCATTAGTTTTCTATGTTTTTGCGGGAATCTCAAAAGAGCTTTTCTGTTTTTATTATTATATCTTTTTACTTTTAAAAGAAAAAATATTATAAGATCATGTAATTATTTTAAAGCAATAAAATCTTATTTGTCAGGTTCATGA